A window of Panicum virgatum strain AP13 chromosome 8K, P.virgatum_v5, whole genome shotgun sequence contains these coding sequences:
- the LOC120645931 gene encoding uncharacterized protein LOC120645931: MAAGGEGVENSMEYLLKKYLLLLATLVATVTYAAGLNPPGGSWPEDSPPSPGGRRIAGDSILRQTNYQRYIVFYFFNAFSFAASLVVSLLLLVLRKGIPRYLLHLMQTVMVVDLLGLVGAYAAGSGHDRFTRACGDTTKNLSERAARPQEDPHGGEAASEREILRAASEREILLVLAIFAATVAYAAGLNPPGGFWRSEVQGHHAAGDPVLQPLHPGRYRAFFFCNTTAFIASLLAIMLVVDHKKLDIQRTFLKVVPVRDVALYGFILTALLGLGGAYAAGSCRDGKHTIYVLALVALVLACIFLPRLLIGKEDNTPAGRDDDGKKHEDDVNKIRDCIQLLATLAATIAYQAGLDPPGGVWSKDGPDHSVGDPILLTTHPGRFKVFFYFNSAAFVASLVIMVMLQKESLIRLHVLEKAMVLDLFALIGAYAAGSCRDTNTSIYTVAMAGAVLIYVVIHIVFFQVDQNGSGQHKELDEYREVLLLLATLAATLTYQAGLTPPGGFWEEDNDKLRHRAGFPVLGDKYPRRYEAFFYCNAASFMASVALILLLLNANLYRPGIRCYALYVCMVAGMFGLMAAYAAGSSLHLRTSVIALVLVVAVCAALVCLAIRHYRQRRPQSQESADDNKKKDDDTMMQEYLMLVGILGASVTYFTGLKPPGGMWTMDEGGGNGGHAAGNPVLYDMSRRRYNAFFYSNSTAFMASIVVMGLLLSRMIWKRRRDHHLPLWPMHTAMFLGMAALLVAYAAGSARDACTSWRVIVLLVPIVAFVMCLFAFYKKKQEAATVPQPQ; this comes from the exons ATGGCGGCAGGGGGGGAGGGCGTAGAGAATTCAATGGAGTACCTGCTGAAGAAgtacctgctgctgctggccaccCTGGTGGCGACGGTGACCTACGCGGCGGGGCTCAACCCGCCGGGGGGCTCCTGGCCGGAggactcgccgccgtcgccgggcgggcggcggatCGCCGGCGACTCCATCCTCCGGCAGACCAACTACCAGCGCTACATCGTCTTCTACTTCTTCAACGCCTTCTCCTTCGCGGCGTCGCTCGTGGttagcctcctcctcctcgtcctgcgCAAGGGCATCCCCAGGTACCTGCTCCACCTCATGCAGACGGTGATGGTGGTCGACCTGCTCGGCCTCGTGGGCGCCTACGCCGCCGGCAGCGGCCACGACCGGTTCACCAGGGCCTGCGGCgacactacaaaaaatct gagcgagcgcgcggcgcggccgcagGAGGATCctcacggcggcgaggcggcgagcgagcgcgaGATCCTGCgggcggcgagcgagcgcgaGATCCTGCTGGTGCTCGCCATCTTCGCGGCGACCGTCGCGTACGCGGCCGGGCTGAACCCGCCCGGCGGCTTCTGGCGGAGCGAGGTGCAgggccaccacgccgccggcgaccccgtgCTGCAGCCCCTCCACCCCGGGCGCTACAGGGCCTTCTTCTTCTGCAACACCACCGCCTTCATCGCGTCCCTGCTCGCCATCATGCTCGTCGTCGACCACAAGAAGCTCGACATCCAGAGGACGTTCCTCAAGGTCGTCCCGGTGAGGGACGTCGCCCTCTATGGCTTCATCCTCACGGCGCTCTTGGGCCTCGGCGGCGCCTACGCCGCCGGGAGCTGCAGGGACGGCAAGCACACCATCTATGTTCTCGCCCTGGTTGCCCTAGTGCTTGCCTGCATTTTCCTCCCGCGGCTTCTAATCGGCAAAGAAGACAACACCCCCGCCGGCAG GGATGATGATGGGAAAAAACACGAGGATGATGTGAACAAGATTCGTGATTGCATTCAGCTGCTTGCCACTCTTGCGGCGACCATTGCTTACCAGGCAGGACTAGATCCACCTGGTGGCGTCTGGTCAAAGGACGGCCCGGATCACAGCGTAGGAGACCCCATCCTCCTGACCACGCACCCTGGGCGGTTCAAGGTCTTCTTCTACTTCAACTCGGCAGCCTTCGTGGCGTCCCTAGTCATCATGGTGATGCTGCAGAAGGAGTCCCTGATCAGGCTCCACGTGCTGGAGAAGGCCATGGTTCTGGACCTGTTCGCCCTCATCGGCGCCTACGCCGCCGGGAGCTGCAGGGACACCAACACCTCCATCTACACGGTCGCCATGGCCGGGGCCGTCCTCATCTACGTGGTGATCCACATCGTCTTCTTCCAGGTAGACCAGAACGGCAGCGGCCAGCATAAGGAGCTGGACGAGTACCGCGAGGTGCTGCTCCTCCTCGCAACCCTGGCGGCGACGCTCACCTACCAGGCCGGCCTGACCCCGCCTGGTGGCTTCTGGGAGGAAGACAATGACAAGCTCAGGCACCGCGCGGGGTTCCCGGTGCTGGGGGACAAGTACCCGCGCCGCTACGAGGCCTTCTTCTACTGCAACGCGGCGAGCTTCATGGCGTCCGTGgctctcatcctcctcctcctcaacgCGAACCTGTACCGGCCGGGCATCCGGTGCTACGCGCTCTATGTCTGCATGGTCGCCGGCATGTTCGGCCTCATGGCGGCCTACGCCGCCGGGAGCTCCCTGCACCTGCGGACCTCCGTCATCGCCCTAGTACTGGTCGTTGCAGTTTGTGCAGCGCTGGTCTGCCTGGCGATCAGGCATTATCGGCAGAGGCGGCCGCAGTCGCAGGAATCGGCCGACGACAACAAGAAGAAAGACGATGACACGATGATGCAGGAGTACCTGATGCTGGTAGGAATACTGGGCGCCAGCGTGACATACTTCACGGGCCTCAAGCCACCCGGCGGCATGTGGACGATGGACGagggcggcggcaatggtgggcACGCCGCCGGCAACCCGGTCCTCTACGACATGAGCCGGCGGCGCTACAACGCTTTCTTCTACAGCAACTCCACCGCCTTCATGGCCTCCATTGTCGTGATGGGCTTGCTGCTGTCGCGGATGATATGGAAGCGGCGGCGCGACCACCACCTGCCGCTTTGGCCGATGCACACGGCCATGTTCCTGGGCATGGCCGCTCTGCTGGTAGCCTACGCGGCAGGCAGCGCTCGGGACGCGTGCACGTCATGGAGGGTCATCGTGCTGCTCGTCCCCATCGTCGCCTTTGTTATGTGCCTCTTCGCCTTCTACAAGAAGAAACAAGAAGCAGCTACCGTACCCCAACCCCAATAA
- the LOC120645114 gene encoding polyol transporter 5-like isoform X2: MSGAQLFIREDLGLTGVQVEVLTGSMNLFMLVSILAAGWAADLLGRRGTLVLANAFLMAGALAMSAGASYAALMAARFVTSVGVGFARVVAPVYNAEISPASTRGVLSSLLDMFVNIGILLSYVSNFALAGLPAHLGWRVMFAAGALPPVFLAAGVLAMPESPRWLVMRGRHGEARAVLARTSDTPAEADLRLEEIKQVVSASQQAGGGGAGAGVWKEMLVRPTRSVRRVLVCVVGLQFFQQASGIDAVVLYSPLVFRKAGMSSNRAVLGAAVAVGVVKTCFILVATLLSDRVGRRPLLLASAAGAAAALASVAITLCAAGGSATTSSSWSAACVASVLAFVAAFSVGLGPVVPTYSSEVMPLRLRAQGTSLGTAVNRVACGAVTMTFISLAGWITMAGCFFLYAGVAAAAWAFVYTQLPETSGRSLEDMEVLFTK; this comes from the exons ATGAGCGGCGCGCAGCTGTTCATCCGGGAGGACCTGGGCCTCACCGGCGTCCAGGTCGAGGTGCTCACGGGGTCCATGAACCTGTTCATGCTCGTgtccatcctcgccgccgggtGGGCGGCCGACCTGCTGGGCCGCCGGGGCACGCTCGTGCTCGCCAACGCCTTCCTCATGGCCGGCGCGCTCGCCATGTCCGCCGGCGCCAGCTACGCCGCGCTCATGGCCGCACGCTTCGTCACCAGCGTCGGCGTCGGGTTCGCCCGCGTCGTCGCCCCCGTCTACAACGCCGAGATCTCGCCGGCGTCCACGCGCGGCGTCCTATCGTCCTTGCTCGAC ATGTTCGTCAATATCGGTATCTTGCTTAGCTACGTGTCGAATTTCGCGCTCGCCGGCCTGCCGGCGCACCTCGGCTGGCGCGTCatgttcgccgccggcgcgctccCGCCGGTGTTCCTCGCGGCGGGGGTGCTCGCCATGCCGGAGTCCCCGCGGTGGCTGGTGATGCGCGGGCGCcacggcgaggcgcgcgcggtGCTCGCGCGGACCTCGGACACCCCGGCCGAGGCCGACCTCCGCCTCGAGGAGATCAAGCAGGTCGTCTCGGCGTCGCAgcaggctggcggcggcggcgccggtgccggcgtgTGGAAGGAGATGCTTGTGCGGCCGACGAGGAGCGTGCGCCGGGTCCTCGTCTGCGTCGTCGGGCTGCAGTTCTTCCAGCAGGCGTCGGGGATCGACGCCGTCGTGCTCTACAGCCCGCTGGTGTTCAGGAAGGCCGGCATGTCGTCGAACCGCGCCgtgctcggcgccgccgtcgccgtcggggtGGTCAAGACGTGCTTCATCCTCGTGGCGACGCTCCTCTCCGACCGCGTCGGCCGGCGCCCCCTGCTCCTCGCCAGCgcagcgggcgccgccgcggcgctggccTCCGTGGCCATCACCCTCTgtgccgccggcggcagcgccaccacgtcgtcgtcgtggtcggCGGCGTGCGTCGCGTCGGTGCTGGCCTTCGTGGCGGCGTTCTCGGTCGGGCTCGGGCCGGTGGTGCCCACGTACAGCTCGGAGGTCATGCCGCTGCGGCTGCGCGCGCAGGGCACCAGCCTCGGCACGGCGGTGAACCGGGTGGCGTGCGGGGCGGTGACCATGACGTTCATCTCGCTCGCCGGCTGGATCACCATGGCCGGGTGCTTCTTCCTGTACGCTGGCGTGGCGGCCGCCGCGTGGGCCTTCGTGTACACGCAGCTGCCGGAGACCAGTGGGCGGAGCTTGGAGGACATGGAGGTGCTCTTCACCAAGTGA
- the LOC120645114 gene encoding polyol transporter 5-like isoform X1 — MAHGGAAAAPLLSSAAGTPRRNRFAFLCATLASMTTILMGYNLALMSGAQLFIREDLGLTGVQVEVLTGSMNLFMLVSILAAGWAADLLGRRGTLVLANAFLMAGALAMSAGASYAALMAARFVTSVGVGFARVVAPVYNAEISPASTRGVLSSLLDMFVNIGILLSYVSNFALAGLPAHLGWRVMFAAGALPPVFLAAGVLAMPESPRWLVMRGRHGEARAVLARTSDTPAEADLRLEEIKQVVSASQQAGGGGAGAGVWKEMLVRPTRSVRRVLVCVVGLQFFQQASGIDAVVLYSPLVFRKAGMSSNRAVLGAAVAVGVVKTCFILVATLLSDRVGRRPLLLASAAGAAAALASVAITLCAAGGSATTSSSWSAACVASVLAFVAAFSVGLGPVVPTYSSEVMPLRLRAQGTSLGTAVNRVACGAVTMTFISLAGWITMAGCFFLYAGVAAAAWAFVYTQLPETSGRSLEDMEVLFTK, encoded by the exons ATGGCTCACggaggcgccgcggcggcgccactgCTCTCCTCGGCTGCCGGCACGCCACGCCGGAACAGGTTCGCCTTCCTCTGCGCCACGCTCGCCTCCATGACCACCATCCTCATGGGCTACA ATCTCGCGCTGATGAGCGGCGCGCAGCTGTTCATCCGGGAGGACCTGGGCCTCACCGGCGTCCAGGTCGAGGTGCTCACGGGGTCCATGAACCTGTTCATGCTCGTgtccatcctcgccgccgggtGGGCGGCCGACCTGCTGGGCCGCCGGGGCACGCTCGTGCTCGCCAACGCCTTCCTCATGGCCGGCGCGCTCGCCATGTCCGCCGGCGCCAGCTACGCCGCGCTCATGGCCGCACGCTTCGTCACCAGCGTCGGCGTCGGGTTCGCCCGCGTCGTCGCCCCCGTCTACAACGCCGAGATCTCGCCGGCGTCCACGCGCGGCGTCCTATCGTCCTTGCTCGAC ATGTTCGTCAATATCGGTATCTTGCTTAGCTACGTGTCGAATTTCGCGCTCGCCGGCCTGCCGGCGCACCTCGGCTGGCGCGTCatgttcgccgccggcgcgctccCGCCGGTGTTCCTCGCGGCGGGGGTGCTCGCCATGCCGGAGTCCCCGCGGTGGCTGGTGATGCGCGGGCGCcacggcgaggcgcgcgcggtGCTCGCGCGGACCTCGGACACCCCGGCCGAGGCCGACCTCCGCCTCGAGGAGATCAAGCAGGTCGTCTCGGCGTCGCAgcaggctggcggcggcggcgccggtgccggcgtgTGGAAGGAGATGCTTGTGCGGCCGACGAGGAGCGTGCGCCGGGTCCTCGTCTGCGTCGTCGGGCTGCAGTTCTTCCAGCAGGCGTCGGGGATCGACGCCGTCGTGCTCTACAGCCCGCTGGTGTTCAGGAAGGCCGGCATGTCGTCGAACCGCGCCgtgctcggcgccgccgtcgccgtcggggtGGTCAAGACGTGCTTCATCCTCGTGGCGACGCTCCTCTCCGACCGCGTCGGCCGGCGCCCCCTGCTCCTCGCCAGCgcagcgggcgccgccgcggcgctggccTCCGTGGCCATCACCCTCTgtgccgccggcggcagcgccaccacgtcgtcgtcgtggtcggCGGCGTGCGTCGCGTCGGTGCTGGCCTTCGTGGCGGCGTTCTCGGTCGGGCTCGGGCCGGTGGTGCCCACGTACAGCTCGGAGGTCATGCCGCTGCGGCTGCGCGCGCAGGGCACCAGCCTCGGCACGGCGGTGAACCGGGTGGCGTGCGGGGCGGTGACCATGACGTTCATCTCGCTCGCCGGCTGGATCACCATGGCCGGGTGCTTCTTCCTGTACGCTGGCGTGGCGGCCGCCGCGTGGGCCTTCGTGTACACGCAGCTGCCGGAGACCAGTGGGCGGAGCTTGGAGGACATGGAGGTGCTCTTCACCAAGTGA